A region from the Kribbella shirazensis genome encodes:
- a CDS encoding acyl-CoA dehydrogenase family protein: MAVDRLLPTDESIDLLALVRDLCEHELAPYAAHAEETETFPRGAFRTLGKAGVLGLPYPEQYGGAEQPYEVYLQMLEEVAAAWMSVGVGVSVHTMTSYALATFGTDEQKGRLLPDMVGGELLGAYALSEPQAGSDISSMTTRAVRDGDEYVLNGTKAWISHGSHADFYTTFARTSDDRTHGISAFHVPASADGLSFGAPERKMGLTGSTTTLVNYDDVRVPAANLIGSEGQGMRIALSALDSGRLGIAACAIGLAQAALEAAATYAKERQQFGRSIAEFQGVQFLLADMAAAVESGRSTYLQAARRRDLGRPFTQQAAIAKLVCTDAAMKVTTDAVQVLGGYGYTREFPVERYMREAKVTQIFEGTNQIQRLVISRDLLRSV; the protein is encoded by the coding sequence ATGGCTGTCGACCGACTCCTGCCCACTGACGAATCCATTGACCTGCTCGCCCTGGTCCGGGACCTGTGTGAGCACGAGCTCGCCCCGTACGCCGCCCACGCCGAAGAGACCGAGACGTTCCCGCGGGGAGCGTTCCGCACCCTCGGCAAGGCCGGTGTGCTCGGCCTTCCCTATCCGGAGCAGTACGGCGGCGCCGAACAGCCGTACGAGGTGTACCTGCAGATGCTCGAGGAGGTCGCCGCCGCCTGGATGTCGGTCGGCGTCGGCGTCTCGGTGCACACGATGACCAGCTACGCGCTCGCGACGTTCGGGACCGACGAGCAGAAGGGCCGGCTGCTGCCGGACATGGTCGGCGGCGAGCTGCTCGGGGCGTACGCGCTGTCCGAGCCGCAGGCCGGCTCCGACATCAGCTCGATGACCACTCGGGCCGTCCGCGACGGCGACGAGTACGTCCTGAACGGGACCAAGGCGTGGATCAGCCACGGTTCGCACGCCGACTTCTACACCACCTTCGCCCGGACCTCCGACGACCGGACCCACGGGATCTCCGCGTTCCACGTGCCGGCCTCGGCGGACGGGCTCAGCTTCGGCGCCCCGGAGCGGAAGATGGGTCTGACCGGGTCGACCACCACGCTGGTCAACTACGACGACGTCCGGGTCCCGGCCGCGAACCTGATCGGTTCCGAGGGGCAGGGCATGCGGATCGCGCTGTCCGCGCTGGACTCCGGCCGGCTCGGGATCGCCGCGTGTGCGATCGGCCTCGCGCAGGCGGCGCTCGAGGCGGCGGCGACGTACGCGAAGGAGCGGCAGCAGTTCGGGCGGTCCATCGCGGAGTTCCAGGGCGTGCAGTTCCTGCTCGCCGACATGGCGGCCGCGGTCGAGTCCGGGCGGTCGACGTACCTGCAGGCCGCACGCCGGCGCGACCTCGGCCGGCCGTTCACGCAGCAGGCGGCGATCGCGAAGCTGGTCTGCACGGACGCGGCGATGAAGGTGACCACGGACGCGGTGCAGGTGCTCGGTGGGTACGGTTACACCCGGGAGTTCCCGGTCGAGCGTTACATGCGCGAGGCCAAGGTGACCCAGATCTTCGAAGGTACGAACCAGATCCAGCGGCTCGTCATCAGCCGTGATCTTTTGAGGAGCGTTTGA
- a CDS encoding TetR/AcrR family transcriptional regulator, whose amino-acid sequence MTTVVPGRRTRRQSELLDRLLTLFLEQGFSRFTLDDLAAELRCSKTTLYALAPSKEQLAVEVVKHYFKNATAQVESAVARQTRHDRRIAAYLNAVADALRPASRTFLDDVATFAPARSVYERNTRIAAERVRQLIEDGINHKTFRQVDIAFAAEMIAHTMQAIQRGDIARRTGLNDAEAYRELASFVLHSLRLD is encoded by the coding sequence ATGACAACAGTCGTTCCGGGGCGACGTACCCGCCGGCAGTCCGAGCTGCTCGACCGGCTCCTGACCCTGTTCCTCGAACAGGGGTTCAGCCGGTTCACCCTGGACGACCTGGCCGCCGAGCTGCGCTGCAGCAAGACGACCCTGTACGCGCTCGCGCCGAGCAAGGAGCAGCTCGCCGTCGAGGTGGTCAAGCACTACTTCAAGAATGCCACCGCGCAGGTGGAGTCGGCAGTGGCCCGGCAGACCCGGCACGACCGGCGGATCGCGGCGTACCTGAACGCGGTCGCGGACGCCCTGCGGCCGGCCAGCAGGACCTTCCTCGACGACGTGGCGACGTTCGCGCCGGCCCGGTCGGTGTACGAGCGGAACACCCGGATCGCCGCGGAGCGGGTCCGGCAGTTGATCGAGGACGGGATCAACCACAAGACCTTCCGCCAGGTCGACATCGCGTTCGCGGCCGAGATGATCGCGCACACCATGCAGGCGATCCAGCGCGGCGACATCGCCCGCCGCACCGGCCTGAACGACGCGGAGGCGTACCGCGAACTGGCCTCCTTCGTGCTGCACTCCCTCAGGCTCGACTGA
- a CDS encoding carbohydrate ABC transporter permease: MSRTYRWAMWLVLLAVVVAMLSPIAWLVLTSLKSPAEMASFPPTWWPKEPRLANYGDAISKVNFVGATQNSLTIAFITTTLTTLSSAWVGFGFARLSAPGKKQLFVVLLATMMLPGIVTLVPTYLIFAKLHMVNTYWPWVAWGLGGSAFLIFLFRQFFAGIPRELEEAAIIDGCGYVGIFWRIFLPQSWPVIAASVILSFTGAWGDFVGPAMFLSQDSTTLAVAMASGYVNDKGLPMNNLVAAGAVIYVLPVLVLFLFMQRRFVSGFSTSGIK; the protein is encoded by the coding sequence ATGAGCCGGACCTATCGGTGGGCGATGTGGCTGGTGCTGCTGGCCGTCGTCGTGGCGATGCTCAGCCCGATCGCCTGGTTGGTGCTGACGTCGCTGAAGTCGCCGGCCGAGATGGCGTCGTTCCCGCCGACCTGGTGGCCGAAGGAGCCCCGCCTGGCGAACTACGGCGACGCGATCAGCAAGGTGAACTTCGTCGGCGCGACGCAGAACTCGCTGACCATCGCGTTCATCACCACGACGCTGACCACGCTGAGCTCGGCCTGGGTCGGGTTCGGGTTCGCGCGGCTGTCGGCGCCGGGGAAGAAGCAGTTGTTCGTCGTGCTGCTCGCCACGATGATGCTGCCCGGCATCGTGACGCTGGTCCCGACGTACCTGATCTTCGCGAAGCTGCACATGGTGAACACGTACTGGCCGTGGGTCGCGTGGGGGCTGGGCGGCAGCGCGTTCCTGATCTTCCTGTTCCGGCAGTTCTTCGCCGGCATCCCGCGGGAGCTGGAGGAGGCGGCGATCATCGACGGCTGCGGGTACGTCGGGATCTTCTGGCGGATCTTCCTGCCGCAGTCCTGGCCGGTGATCGCGGCCAGCGTGATCCTCTCCTTCACCGGGGCGTGGGGCGACTTCGTCGGCCCGGCGATGTTCCTCAGCCAGGACAGCACGACCCTCGCCGTCGCGATGGCCTCCGGCTACGTCAACGACAAGGGCCTGCCGATGAACAACCTGGTCGCCGCCGGCGCCGTCATTTACGTACTCCCGGTCCTGGTCCTGTTCCTCTTCATGCAACGCCGCTTCGTCAGCGGCTTCTCCACATCCGGAATCAAGTAA
- a CDS encoding extracellular solute-binding protein: protein MTTTNPGLSRRRFLALGGAVAGSAAGGALAVGCSPASSTNTPVATGTGSAAKGAVTVMSQAGEFGPKEAKAASQALGLTVKTVEYDLTKLTAMLASGNPPDVVRGMGATETPYLVARQVAENLDPYFEKSSLIKADDIDPVNDVWRYDGQKQGSGPRYGFAKDYSQDCTLWYNGALFDAAKVTRPSATTPLLLDELLDEGKRLVKRQGAKVSVYGLNPNGLGLFGQLTWMTDLAGGKLTADDLASVDFSSPEAQRALTWYLEYAKAGIGPTVLNPDPNGWDGPTFQAGRMAATLSGYWLGGLFAGDAKSAKVAGFAPAPQFDTGRRVSPCFGATGLWMPKAGKNKDAAWAVMEWFLAGDPAKARAAGGWGIPPLKSLQKLMPQKLPYQKQAYDVQMAEKEHFSVTSYTPYARQDAINAVITRELPKAIKGAMPVGQFADTLNDQINAQLADGKKRLR, encoded by the coding sequence ATGACGACAACGAACCCCGGGCTGTCCCGCCGCCGGTTCCTGGCACTCGGCGGCGCTGTTGCCGGTAGTGCGGCCGGCGGAGCATTGGCTGTGGGCTGCTCGCCGGCGTCCTCCACGAACACCCCGGTCGCCACCGGCACCGGCTCGGCCGCCAAGGGGGCCGTGACCGTGATGTCCCAGGCGGGCGAGTTCGGTCCGAAGGAGGCCAAGGCCGCGTCCCAGGCGCTCGGCCTGACCGTGAAGACGGTGGAGTACGACCTGACCAAGCTGACCGCGATGCTTGCCAGCGGCAACCCACCGGACGTGGTCCGGGGCATGGGCGCGACCGAGACGCCGTACCTGGTCGCCCGGCAGGTCGCGGAGAACCTGGATCCGTACTTCGAGAAGAGCTCGCTGATCAAGGCCGACGACATCGACCCGGTCAACGACGTCTGGCGGTACGACGGGCAGAAGCAGGGCAGCGGTCCGCGGTACGGGTTCGCGAAGGACTACTCGCAGGACTGCACGCTCTGGTACAACGGCGCGCTGTTCGACGCCGCGAAGGTGACCCGGCCGAGTGCGACGACGCCGTTGCTGCTCGACGAACTGCTCGACGAGGGCAAGCGGCTGGTGAAGCGTCAGGGCGCGAAGGTCAGTGTTTACGGCCTGAACCCGAACGGCCTCGGCCTGTTCGGCCAGCTGACCTGGATGACCGACCTGGCCGGCGGGAAGCTGACGGCCGACGATCTCGCGTCGGTCGACTTCAGCAGCCCGGAAGCGCAGCGGGCGTTGACGTGGTACCTCGAGTACGCGAAGGCCGGTATCGGGCCGACCGTCCTCAACCCGGACCCGAACGGGTGGGACGGTCCGACCTTCCAGGCCGGCCGGATGGCGGCCACGCTGAGCGGCTACTGGCTCGGCGGCCTGTTCGCCGGTGACGCCAAGTCGGCGAAGGTCGCCGGGTTCGCGCCGGCGCCGCAGTTCGACACCGGCCGCCGGGTCAGCCCGTGCTTCGGCGCGACCGGGCTGTGGATGCCCAAGGCGGGCAAGAACAAGGACGCCGCGTGGGCGGTGATGGAGTGGTTCCTGGCCGGTGATCCGGCCAAGGCGCGAGCGGCCGGCGGCTGGGGCATTCCACCGCTCAAGTCGTTGCAGAAGCTGATGCCGCAGAAGCTGCCGTACCAGAAGCAGGCCTACGACGTGCAGATGGCCGAGAAGGAGCACTTCTCCGTCACGTCGTACACGCCCTACGCCCGGCAGGACGCGATCAACGCGGTGATCACCCGAGAGTTGCCCAAGGCAATCAAGGGCGCGATGCCGGTCGGCCAGTTCGCGGACACGCTGAACGACCAGATCAACGCGCAGCTCGCGGACGGAAAGAAGCGGTTGCGGTGA
- a CDS encoding NAD-dependent epimerase/dehydratase family protein: MDAEKAEPNGKAPLVVVTGGLGRVATVVLPWLRKQYRVRLVDRAATTRRSGELVPADIADPEATREVLAGADAILHLAGNSSPWQSWDSVYTANVWTTQVVLEAAAAHAVPKIVLASSLHASGEYNRPQYWPVDPRLDPRPCCPYGLGKVVLEALGRTHADRTGASVTCLRLGLTGWPPSERRYLGQWLSDDDAGRLMLAALGATERYGVHFGVSANTRNQWDTTSARHELGYRPEDDSEALADQAGPSSGPVCRLFDPETPE, from the coding sequence ATGGACGCTGAGAAGGCCGAGCCGAACGGCAAGGCGCCACTGGTGGTGGTCACCGGCGGCCTGGGCCGCGTCGCCACGGTCGTGCTCCCGTGGCTGCGCAAGCAGTACCGGGTCCGGTTGGTCGACCGGGCTGCCACGACAAGGCGATCCGGCGAGCTGGTCCCGGCGGACATCGCCGATCCCGAGGCGACGCGCGAGGTCCTGGCCGGTGCCGACGCGATCCTGCACCTGGCGGGGAACAGCAGCCCTTGGCAGTCATGGGACAGCGTGTACACCGCCAACGTGTGGACGACTCAGGTCGTCCTCGAGGCCGCCGCGGCACACGCCGTACCGAAGATCGTGCTCGCCAGTTCGCTGCATGCGTCGGGGGAGTACAACCGGCCGCAGTACTGGCCCGTCGATCCACGGCTCGATCCGCGCCCGTGCTGCCCGTACGGCCTGGGCAAGGTCGTGCTGGAGGCGTTGGGACGAACACATGCGGACCGCACCGGCGCATCGGTCACCTGCCTGCGGCTCGGTCTGACCGGTTGGCCGCCGAGCGAGCGGCGGTACCTCGGCCAGTGGCTGTCCGACGACGACGCCGGCCGGTTGATGCTCGCGGCCCTCGGAGCGACAGAACGGTACGGCGTGCACTTCGGCGTCTCCGCCAACACCCGCAACCAGTGGGACACAACCTCCGCCCGGCACGAGCTGGGCTACCGACCCGAAGACGACAGCGAAGCGCTCGCGGACCAGGCCGGACCCTCCTCCGGCCCGGTCTGCCGGCTCTTCGATCCAGAGACACCTGAATGA
- a CDS encoding ROK family protein: MAAKDTGSLRALRRTNSERMLSALMEHGALHRAELARICGVSRTTVSTIAADLITGGVVLEVVGDQVARAGIDASEVDGRARGFLRANPAAGAAAGLDFTLERVWCHLTDLSGTTLASDGVRVAGDTPWQERLTAGLELLDDLLTRAGLDRDNLVGVAIGVPGPLDLQTGVVGPSLPGQAWAGVNVAAEFGRHLAVPVLVENNTRLEAVAEFTWGAGRDVRDVLYLGLSTGIGSGLLVDGTLHHGGARGGGGEIGHLSADSSGALCPCGNRGCLVQYASLPAVLTALAPVLGEDAGLDELLAAAADGQPETLQVLREAGELTGRVLANICNLLNPERIIVGGELARAGELVLEPIRATLRRTAMRLTRDADVVAAELDLGARAGASGGAALVLRQTDQLVAALLAAPDNQPNEAV, from the coding sequence GTGGCTGCGAAGGACACCGGATCTCTGCGAGCGCTGCGGCGCACCAACTCCGAACGGATGCTGTCCGCGCTCATGGAGCACGGGGCGCTGCACCGGGCCGAGCTGGCGCGGATCTGCGGCGTCTCCCGGACCACGGTCTCGACGATCGCGGCCGACCTGATCACCGGCGGTGTCGTGCTCGAGGTGGTCGGCGACCAGGTCGCCCGGGCCGGTATCGACGCGTCCGAGGTGGACGGCCGCGCGCGGGGCTTCCTGCGCGCCAACCCCGCCGCCGGAGCGGCCGCCGGGCTCGACTTCACGCTCGAACGCGTCTGGTGCCACCTCACCGACCTGTCCGGTACGACGCTCGCCAGCGACGGCGTCCGCGTGGCCGGGGACACCCCGTGGCAGGAGCGACTCACGGCCGGTCTGGAGCTGCTGGACGACTTGCTGACCCGAGCCGGCCTCGACCGCGACAACCTGGTCGGCGTCGCGATCGGCGTCCCGGGGCCGCTCGACCTGCAGACCGGCGTGGTCGGCCCGTCCCTGCCGGGGCAGGCCTGGGCCGGGGTGAACGTCGCGGCGGAGTTCGGCCGGCATCTCGCCGTACCGGTCCTGGTGGAGAACAACACCCGCCTGGAGGCGGTCGCGGAGTTCACTTGGGGCGCGGGGCGGGACGTCCGCGACGTCCTGTACCTCGGCTTGTCCACCGGGATCGGATCCGGGCTACTGGTCGACGGGACCCTGCACCACGGCGGTGCCCGCGGCGGTGGCGGCGAGATCGGTCACTTGTCGGCGGACTCGTCCGGCGCTCTGTGCCCCTGTGGGAACCGCGGCTGCCTGGTGCAGTACGCGTCGCTTCCCGCCGTACTCACCGCCCTGGCACCAGTGCTCGGCGAGGATGCCGGCCTCGACGAACTGCTCGCCGCCGCGGCCGACGGCCAGCCGGAAACCTTACAAGTGCTGCGTGAAGCCGGTGAGCTGACCGGGCGCGTGCTCGCGAACATCTGCAACCTGCTGAACCCGGAGCGGATCATCGTCGGCGGCGAGCTCGCCCGCGCGGGCGAGCTGGTGCTCGAACCGATCCGCGCCACGTTGCGCCGTACCGCCATGCGACTCACCCGCGACGCCGACGTCGTCGCCGCGGAGCTCGACCTCGGCGCCCGGGCGGGCGCCTCGGGTGGCGCGGCCCTCGTCCTGCGCCAGACCGACCAGCTGGTCGCCGCCCTCCTCGCCGCTCCTGACAACCAACCCAATGAGGCCGTGTGA
- a CDS encoding ABC transporter permease subunit — protein MSSALTEVRRPAEAPAPKQVVRGKKPPGLKKARTFYLFVAPWIIGFVTLTVFPLGYAFWLSLTDSDGLSPRTHFVGFDNYMEIFRDPLTLSSLGKTGLFALVTVPLSILAGLLLAVMLNQPIRGRGLLRGLIYLPAVVPPVGAALTFRLIFDRDAGAANGILSGLGGSPITWLVDPNVRYVLYALVLWGCGGAMIISLAGLQDIPRELLEAAQVDGASYWQTFTRITVPLLSPVILFQVITGVIGSLQSFAPLLLSSGSLSGAGAVPQGNYMYMIHVFAQYFSASRFGYASAMLWLLFAVILLVTLVIIKVSARTVFYTVEPEGKK, from the coding sequence GTGAGCTCCGCGCTGACGGAGGTACGGCGTCCCGCCGAGGCACCCGCTCCGAAGCAGGTGGTCCGTGGGAAGAAGCCGCCGGGTCTGAAGAAGGCGCGGACGTTCTACTTGTTCGTCGCGCCGTGGATCATCGGGTTCGTCACGCTGACGGTGTTTCCGCTGGGGTACGCGTTCTGGCTCAGCCTGACCGACTCCGACGGGTTGTCGCCGCGGACGCACTTCGTCGGCTTCGACAACTACATGGAGATCTTCCGCGACCCGCTGACGTTGAGTTCGCTGGGCAAGACGGGGCTGTTCGCGCTGGTGACGGTGCCGTTGTCGATCCTCGCCGGGCTGCTGCTGGCGGTGATGCTGAACCAGCCGATCAGGGGACGCGGGCTGCTGCGCGGCCTGATCTATCTGCCGGCGGTCGTTCCACCGGTGGGCGCTGCGCTGACGTTCCGGCTGATCTTCGACCGGGACGCGGGTGCGGCGAACGGCATCCTCAGCGGTCTCGGAGGGAGCCCGATCACCTGGCTCGTCGATCCGAATGTTCGCTATGTGCTCTATGCGCTGGTGTTGTGGGGCTGCGGCGGGGCGATGATCATTTCGCTGGCGGGCTTGCAGGACATCCCGCGCGAGTTGCTCGAGGCGGCGCAGGTCGACGGGGCGTCGTACTGGCAGACCTTCACGCGCATCACGGTGCCGCTGCTGTCGCCGGTCATTCTCTTCCAGGTGATCACCGGGGTGATCGGGTCGCTGCAGTCGTTCGCGCCGTTGCTGTTGTCCTCGGGATCGCTGAGCGGCGCGGGCGCGGTACCGCAGGGCAACTACATGTACATGATCCATGTGTTCGCGCAGTACTTCAGCGCCTCGCGGTTCGGGTACGCGTCGGCGATGTTGTGGCTGCTGTTCGCGGTGATCCTGCTGGTGACGCTGGTGATCATCAAGGTCAGCGCCCGGACCGTGTTCTACACCGTCGAGCCGGAGGGCAAGAAATGA
- a CDS encoding glycoside hydrolase family 16 protein, translating to MTVRRRATVLAAAGLMLAAAGLTGTAQAVDRQLPQASETTCSAGAAQRPAGMRLAWSDEFGGDSLDRRSWSTVMDFPGRAGGHYHNTSYGSYAVDENVVLSGGRLRLVTDNKPVVGTDPAGTYQYTEGFISSHDKFFQAYGYWEICAKFPAGKGLWPAFWLIPQDRSWPPEIDVAEWFGSIESMHSGLASGTWPDVRWDSHRPAGLTPTTGWHRYGVLWSPGRITFTVDGAPTSTITGAQVPDKPMYVVLNSGTWANPDRGGPPDATTPFPNSFDVDYIRVYRTK from the coding sequence ATGACAGTACGACGACGCGCGACGGTGCTCGCAGCCGCCGGGCTGATGCTGGCCGCGGCCGGCCTGACCGGCACTGCGCAGGCAGTCGACAGACAGTTGCCGCAGGCAAGTGAGACCACCTGCTCCGCCGGTGCGGCGCAGCGGCCCGCCGGGATGCGACTCGCCTGGAGCGACGAGTTCGGTGGTGATTCGCTGGATCGGCGGTCGTGGAGCACGGTGATGGACTTCCCCGGTCGAGCGGGCGGGCACTACCACAACACGTCGTACGGGAGCTACGCCGTCGACGAGAACGTCGTACTGTCCGGCGGGAGGTTGCGGCTGGTGACCGACAACAAGCCCGTCGTCGGGACGGATCCGGCCGGGACGTACCAGTACACCGAGGGCTTCATCTCCTCGCACGACAAGTTCTTCCAGGCCTACGGCTATTGGGAGATCTGCGCGAAGTTCCCCGCGGGCAAGGGACTGTGGCCGGCGTTCTGGCTCATCCCGCAGGACCGCAGCTGGCCGCCGGAGATCGACGTCGCCGAATGGTTCGGCTCGATCGAGAGCATGCACAGTGGCCTGGCATCGGGGACCTGGCCCGACGTCCGCTGGGACAGCCACCGGCCGGCCGGCCTCACACCCACCACAGGCTGGCACCGGTACGGCGTGCTGTGGTCGCCCGGCCGCATCACCTTCACGGTCGACGGCGCGCCGACCTCGACGATCACCGGCGCCCAGGTCCCCGACAAGCCCATGTACGTCGTCCTCAACAGCGGCACCTGGGCCAACCCCGACCGCGGCGGCCCGCCCGACGCGACCACCCCTTTCCCGAACTCCTTCGATGTCGACTACATCCGGGTCTACCGCACGAAATAG
- a CDS encoding SDR family NAD(P)-dependent oxidoreductase has protein sequence MKFSPSDVALVTGGGSGLGEATVRRLAADGLGVVIVDLPSSAGKAIADELGDRVVFAPTDVTDETAVTAALDAADALGTLRVAVNCAGVATPGRVVGRKGPLPLATFRQVIEINLIGTFNVLRLAAERMIAAEPSEDGDRGVVVMTASIAAYDGQVGQAAYASSKGGIVALTLTAARDLADKGIRVVTIAPGTMETPMLAGLPEETRTVLEQQVPHPSRLGRPSEYAALVRHVLDNQLLNGEVIRLDGALRMPPR, from the coding sequence ATGAAGTTCAGCCCGTCCGACGTCGCCCTGGTCACCGGTGGTGGTTCCGGGCTCGGGGAGGCGACCGTACGGCGGTTGGCGGCGGACGGGCTCGGGGTCGTGATCGTCGACCTGCCGTCGTCCGCGGGCAAGGCGATCGCGGACGAGCTGGGTGACCGGGTGGTGTTCGCGCCGACCGACGTCACCGACGAGACCGCCGTCACGGCGGCACTCGACGCGGCCGACGCGTTGGGCACGTTGCGGGTCGCCGTGAACTGCGCCGGCGTCGCGACCCCCGGCCGGGTCGTGGGCCGGAAGGGGCCGTTGCCGCTGGCAACCTTCCGGCAGGTGATCGAGATCAACCTGATCGGTACGTTCAACGTGCTCCGGCTGGCCGCCGAGCGGATGATCGCCGCCGAGCCCTCCGAGGACGGTGACCGCGGCGTCGTGGTGATGACGGCGTCGATCGCGGCGTACGACGGCCAGGTCGGGCAGGCGGCGTACGCGTCGAGCAAGGGCGGGATCGTCGCGCTGACGCTGACCGCCGCGCGCGACCTCGCCGACAAGGGCATCCGGGTCGTCACGATCGCGCCCGGCACCATGGAGACTCCGATGCTGGCCGGGCTGCCGGAGGAGACACGGACGGTCCTCGAGCAGCAGGTCCCGCACCCGTCCCGCCTCGGCAGGCCGTCGGAGTACGCCGCCCTGGTCCGCCACGTTCTCGACAACCAACTCCTGAACGGCGAGGTCATCCGCCTGGACGGCGCTCTCCGTATGCCGCCGCGTTGA
- a CDS encoding NUDIX hydrolase has product MRFRAVLLRVGSPFAQLWFRVRKPTTYGVKALLRQADGRFLVVRHSYADTRRWALPGGGYKPARETPAQAAAREVHEELGLVVSADAFTVLTTLTTLEGKHDTLTILAAFVEDDALRLSAEIAEARWVKDLQELGDAPLSKWLLLALVE; this is encoded by the coding sequence ATGCGCTTCCGGGCCGTGCTGTTGCGTGTTGGCTCGCCGTTCGCGCAGCTCTGGTTCCGGGTGCGCAAACCGACGACGTACGGCGTCAAAGCATTGCTACGCCAGGCGGACGGCCGCTTCCTGGTCGTCCGCCACTCGTACGCCGACACCCGCCGCTGGGCACTACCCGGCGGCGGCTACAAACCCGCCCGTGAAACCCCGGCCCAAGCCGCTGCCCGTGAGGTGCACGAGGAGCTGGGCCTTGTTGTGTCCGCCGACGCCTTCACCGTCCTCACCACTCTCACGACACTTGAAGGCAAGCACGACACCCTCACGATCCTCGCCGCGTTCGTCGAAGACGATGCGTTGAGGCTGTCCGCGGAGATCGCCGAGGCGCGGTGGGTGAAAGACCTTCAGGAATTGGGCGATGCGCCGCTGTCCAAGTGGTTGCTCTTGGCACTCGTCGAGTAG
- the dgoD gene encoding galactonate dehydratase — protein sequence MKIVGYETFLVAPRWQFLRIDTDEGISGWGEPIVEGRAEAVQGAVGALMEYLVGADPLRIEEHWQVMAKGGFYRGGPVLSSALAGIDQALWDIKGRFHEVPVHELLGGPVRERARVYTWVHGRDNAQLVDDAQTKVAKGFTALKLNLSEALPPIPSAAQLRASVSRVEALRAALGDEVDIALDFHGRFSTAATRQILPLLEPLLPMFVEEPVLPEFARDLRRITESTSIPIATGERLFSRWDFRDVLPTGIAVAQPDISHAGGISEVRRIAAMAEAYDVSVAPHCPLGPITLAASLQLDFATPNFLIQEQSLGIEYGGGNALLDYLVDPRVFAFTDGHVQRLTGPGLGIEVNEEAVRAAAADPHRWRSPVLRHDDGSFAEW from the coding sequence GTGAAGATCGTCGGATACGAAACGTTCCTGGTGGCGCCGCGATGGCAGTTCCTGCGGATCGACACCGACGAAGGGATCAGCGGCTGGGGTGAGCCGATCGTCGAAGGCCGGGCGGAGGCCGTGCAGGGCGCGGTCGGCGCGTTGATGGAGTACCTCGTCGGCGCGGACCCGTTGCGGATCGAGGAGCACTGGCAGGTGATGGCGAAGGGCGGCTTCTACCGCGGCGGCCCGGTGCTGTCGAGTGCGCTGGCCGGCATCGACCAGGCGCTGTGGGACATCAAGGGGCGTTTTCACGAGGTCCCGGTGCACGAACTGCTCGGCGGACCGGTTCGCGAGCGAGCCCGCGTCTACACCTGGGTACACGGCCGCGACAACGCGCAGCTCGTCGACGACGCCCAGACCAAGGTCGCCAAGGGATTCACGGCGCTCAAGCTCAACCTGTCCGAGGCGCTGCCTCCGATCCCCTCGGCCGCGCAGCTCCGAGCCTCGGTCAGCCGGGTCGAGGCGCTGCGCGCAGCGCTCGGCGACGAGGTCGACATCGCCCTCGATTTCCACGGCCGGTTCAGTACGGCGGCGACACGGCAGATCCTGCCGCTGCTCGAGCCGCTGCTGCCGATGTTCGTCGAGGAGCCGGTGCTGCCCGAGTTCGCGCGCGACCTGCGCCGGATCACCGAGTCGACCAGCATCCCGATCGCCACCGGCGAACGGCTGTTCTCCCGCTGGGACTTCCGGGACGTGCTGCCCACCGGGATCGCGGTCGCCCAGCCGGACATCTCGCACGCCGGCGGCATCTCCGAAGTACGCCGGATCGCCGCGATGGCCGAGGCGTACGACGTCAGCGTCGCCCCGCACTGCCCGCTCGGACCGATCACGCTCGCGGCCAGCCTGCAGCTCGACTTCGCCACCCCGAACTTCCTGATCCAGGAGCAGAGCCTGGGCATCGAGTACGGCGGCGGCAACGCGCTGCTCGACTACCTGGTGGATCCGCGGGTGTTCGCCTTCACCGACGGACACGTCCAGCGGCTGACCGGCCCCGGCCTCGGCATCGAGGTGAACGAGGAAGCCGTCCGCGCGGCCGCCGCCGACCCACACCGCTGGCGCTCACCGGTCCTACGCCACGACGACGGCTCCTTCGCCGAGTGGTGA